A portion of the Edaphobacter lichenicola genome contains these proteins:
- a CDS encoding DUF6526 family protein yields the protein MPTPQTLKNHARFNPLFHFAIIPLLFLNLVFSIYITIHRWPAYQHTHLWWIVMAIVFFLMAGDARGSALKTQNRIIRLEERLRLATLLPPDDRAHINELTTPQLIALRFASDAELPALAHTTLTQRLEPKAIKQAIVNWRPDNERV from the coding sequence ATGCCCACTCCACAAACACTGAAAAACCACGCCCGCTTCAACCCCCTCTTTCACTTCGCCATCATTCCTCTGCTCTTTCTCAATCTCGTCTTTTCCATCTACATCACCATTCACCGATGGCCCGCCTATCAGCACACTCATCTCTGGTGGATCGTCATGGCCATCGTCTTCTTCCTGATGGCAGGCGACGCCCGCGGCAGCGCCCTCAAAACTCAGAACCGCATCATCCGCCTGGAAGAGCGACTCCGTCTCGCCACGCTCTTACCACCCGATGACCGCGCTCACATCAACGAGCTCACCACTCCCCAGCTCATCGCCCTCCGCTTCGCCTCCGACGCAGAACTCCCCGCCCTCGCCCACACCACACTCACCCAGCGCCTCGAGCCCAAAGCCATCAAGCAAGCCATCGTCAACTGGCGCCCCGACAACGAGCGCGTCTAG
- a CDS encoding tagatose 1,6-diphosphate aldolase — protein sequence MKLTPGKLAGLKAVSDHRGVIAAAAMDQRGSLQKSLAKERGAAADAHDLEEFKILVTSVLTKHASAILLDPEFGLPASKHRNGKGLLLAYEKTGYDATTPGRLPDLLDVWSVQRLKAAGADCVKILLYYTPYEKTSVNDLKHAWIERIGSECIAHDIPFFLEFVGYDAEGGDEKSVAYAKKKPEIVSGSMAEFGKAHYNVDVLKVEVPVEMAFVEGTKSFKGEKAYTRAEALQHFRDAATMTHKPFIYLSAGVSNPVFIETLELAVESGTTFNGVLCGRATWKDGIAIYAKQGPKAFEDWLNTTGVENITNVNNALKQAHSWHDKVESK from the coding sequence ATTAAGTTGACCCCAGGAAAGCTAGCTGGCCTCAAGGCCGTCTCCGACCATCGTGGCGTGATCGCCGCCGCCGCCATGGACCAGCGCGGATCCCTCCAGAAGTCTCTCGCCAAAGAGCGCGGAGCAGCAGCCGACGCCCACGACCTCGAAGAGTTCAAGATCCTCGTCACCTCCGTCCTCACCAAACATGCCTCTGCCATCCTCCTCGACCCTGAATTTGGTCTCCCCGCCTCCAAACACCGCAACGGCAAGGGCCTCCTGCTCGCCTACGAGAAGACCGGCTACGACGCCACCACCCCCGGCCGTCTCCCCGACCTGCTCGACGTCTGGAGCGTACAGCGCCTCAAAGCCGCCGGAGCCGACTGCGTCAAGATCCTCCTCTACTACACCCCCTACGAGAAGACCAGCGTCAACGACCTCAAGCACGCCTGGATCGAGCGCATCGGTTCGGAGTGCATCGCCCACGACATTCCTTTCTTCCTGGAGTTCGTCGGCTACGACGCCGAGGGCGGCGATGAAAAGTCCGTAGCCTACGCGAAGAAGAAGCCCGAGATCGTCTCCGGCTCTATGGCCGAGTTTGGCAAGGCACACTACAACGTCGACGTTCTCAAGGTCGAGGTCCCAGTCGAGATGGCCTTCGTCGAAGGCACCAAATCCTTCAAGGGCGAGAAGGCCTACACCCGCGCCGAGGCCCTGCAGCACTTCCGCGACGCCGCCACTATGACCCACAAGCCCTTCATCTACCTCTCGGCCGGCGTCTCCAACCCCGTCTTCATCGAAACCCTCGAGCTAGCCGTCGAATCCGGCACCACCTTCAACGGCGTCCTCTGCGGTCGCGCGACTTGGAAGGACGGCATCGCCATCTACGCCAAGCAGGGTCCCAAGGCCTTTGAAGACTGGCTCAACACCACCGGCGTAGAAAACATCACCAACGTCAACAACGCCCTCAAGCAAGCCCACTCCTGGCACGACAAAGTCGAATCCAAGTAA
- a CDS encoding FAD-binding protein — MDKRQFLKGSCSILTGSMLSRFVSAEQAAQQAGQAVQQPASPRTNWAGNYTFHAEHLYEPKTVAEVQHLVTTCPKLRALGRGHSFNGIADSTTNQISLKQLDSIDIDEKAHTVTVGAGVTYGKLAPVIDARGFAVHNLASLPHVSVIGACATATHGSGSKNGNLSTAVAAIEFVTADGSIHTLSRAKDGDKFLGAVVALGDIGIVTKTTLDLVPTFQVAQTVYQDLSISQLEKHLDDIFLSGYSVSLFTDWQNHNISEVWVKRRLEPGTTSANFAPEFFGAKAATRKLHPIVDHNPEACTDQLGVPGPWYERLPHFKLNFTPSSGAELQTEYFVPRDRAYEAILAVEQLRDRITPHLFITELRTIAPDNLWMSMAYQRPSMAIHFTWKPEWPEVKTILPLIEEKLAPFDARPHWAKLFTIPSSRLNQLYAKMPDYQALIKQYDPQGKFRNQFIDTNIYGT; from the coding sequence ATGGATAAACGACAGTTCCTCAAAGGCTCCTGCTCTATCCTTACTGGATCCATGCTCTCCCGATTCGTCTCAGCAGAACAGGCAGCCCAGCAGGCAGGCCAAGCCGTGCAGCAGCCGGCTTCCCCACGCACCAACTGGGCCGGCAACTACACCTTCCATGCCGAGCATCTCTACGAGCCCAAAACCGTCGCCGAAGTCCAGCATCTCGTCACCACCTGCCCCAAGCTCCGCGCCCTCGGCCGTGGCCACTCCTTCAACGGCATCGCGGACAGCACCACCAACCAGATCTCCCTCAAGCAGCTCGACTCCATCGACATCGACGAGAAAGCCCACACTGTCACCGTCGGAGCAGGCGTCACCTACGGCAAGCTCGCCCCGGTCATCGACGCCCGCGGCTTCGCCGTCCACAACCTCGCCTCGCTCCCTCACGTCTCCGTCATCGGAGCCTGCGCCACCGCCACCCACGGCTCCGGCAGCAAAAATGGCAACCTCTCCACCGCCGTCGCTGCCATCGAGTTCGTCACCGCTGACGGCTCCATCCACACCCTCTCCCGCGCAAAAGACGGAGACAAGTTTCTAGGCGCAGTCGTCGCGCTCGGCGACATCGGCATCGTCACCAAGACCACCCTCGACCTCGTCCCCACATTTCAAGTCGCCCAGACCGTCTACCAGGACCTCTCCATCTCCCAGCTTGAAAAGCACCTCGACGATATCTTCCTCAGCGGCTACAGCGTCAGCCTCTTCACCGACTGGCAAAACCACAACATCTCCGAGGTCTGGGTGAAGCGCCGCCTCGAACCCGGCACCACCTCCGCTAACTTCGCGCCCGAGTTCTTCGGCGCCAAAGCCGCCACCCGCAAACTCCACCCCATCGTCGACCATAATCCCGAAGCCTGCACCGACCAACTCGGCGTCCCCGGGCCCTGGTACGAGCGCCTTCCCCACTTCAAGCTCAACTTCACCCCCAGTAGCGGCGCCGAACTCCAAACCGAATACTTCGTTCCCCGCGACCGCGCCTACGAAGCCATCCTCGCCGTCGAGCAGCTCCGCGACCGCATCACCCCACACCTCTTCATCACCGAGCTCCGCACCATCGCTCCCGACAACCTCTGGATGAGCATGGCCTATCAGCGCCCCTCCATGGCCATCCACTTCACCTGGAAGCCCGAGTGGCCCGAAGTAAAGACCATCCTCCCACTCATCGAAGAAAAGCTCGCCCCCTTCGACGCCCGCCCCCACTGGGCCAAACTCTTCACCATACCCTCGTCGCGCCTCAACCAGCTCTACGCAAAGATGCCCGACTACCAAGCCCTCATCAAGCAGTACGACCCCCAAGGCAAGTTCCGCAACCAGTTCATCGACACCAACATCTACGGCACCTAG
- the leuS gene encoding leucine--tRNA ligase, translating to MSEITASEISGKTASIDENSSAAEATQPQRYSPAEIEPKWQAVWDADASLYAAEGHDSGKPKYYCLEMLPYPSGNLHMGHVRNYSIGDALARHMWMRGFNVLHPMGWDAFGLPAENAALKNGVPPREWTLSNIAAMRKQMQRMGFSYDWANEVTTCLPDYYKWNQWFFLKMFEKGLAYRKKSKVNWCPECCTVLANEQVVGGRCWRHEDTVVELRDLTQWFLRITKYADELLAGLDTLEGWPEKVRTMQRNWIGRSEGAHVDFAVAAGDAKITVFTTRVDTIFGATSVQLAPEHAVSKAFALEDDALRVQIEELLEQQKVARESDALGAIEKHGVFTGRFAVNPFNDERVPIWVANYILADYGTGAIMSVPAHDERDFEFAQKYGLPLRRVIAPRADTNDLTLPYTGEDEAVLIDSGEWTGESCLEAQEKMAAFAKAKGFGTPTVTYRLKDWGVSRQRYWGTPIPMVYCDKCSPDEPMPVAESELPILLPEQIDITQTNGSPLGRVPEFVNAKCPKCGGDARRETDTMDTFVDSSWYFYRYTDAKNSKAPFDSDKANYWFPIDQYIGGVEHAILHLIYSRFWTKVMRDLGMIKNDEPAERLFTQGMVIKDGAKMSKSKGNVVSPDLMIERYGADATRMYALFAAPPDRDLEWQEEGVAGISRFLSKVYRLTTKFSAVARAKDASSAPKDQALLRKLHQTIAKITHDFDGRWHFNTSISSIMILVNEITANETAMDAGEISPAAIAEVFRGLILLLAPFAPFFAAEMWEELGGEGVVFRTQWPLVNEELAREDEAEIPVQVNGKLVTVVKVPAGSDEAVVKAAALADAKMAARIEGKTVVKVIVVPGKLVNLVVK from the coding sequence ATGTCAGAGATAACTGCAAGCGAAATTAGCGGGAAAACCGCGAGTATTGACGAGAATTCTTCTGCTGCGGAAGCGACCCAGCCGCAGCGGTATAGCCCGGCTGAGATCGAGCCGAAGTGGCAGGCCGTGTGGGATGCGGATGCGTCGTTGTATGCGGCGGAGGGGCATGATTCGGGGAAGCCAAAGTACTACTGCCTGGAGATGCTGCCGTATCCGAGCGGCAATCTGCATATGGGCCATGTGCGGAATTACTCGATCGGCGATGCGCTGGCGCGGCATATGTGGATGCGCGGTTTCAATGTGCTGCACCCGATGGGATGGGATGCGTTTGGGTTGCCAGCGGAGAACGCTGCGCTGAAGAACGGAGTTCCACCGCGGGAGTGGACGCTTTCGAATATTGCGGCGATGCGGAAGCAGATGCAGCGGATGGGATTCAGCTATGACTGGGCGAACGAAGTTACGACCTGTCTGCCGGACTACTACAAGTGGAATCAGTGGTTCTTTCTGAAGATGTTCGAGAAGGGCCTGGCTTACCGGAAGAAGAGCAAGGTGAACTGGTGCCCAGAGTGTTGTACGGTGTTGGCCAATGAGCAGGTGGTCGGCGGACGTTGCTGGCGGCATGAGGATACGGTTGTTGAGTTGCGGGATCTGACGCAGTGGTTTTTGCGGATTACGAAGTATGCGGATGAGTTGCTCGCGGGATTGGATACGCTGGAAGGATGGCCGGAGAAGGTTCGGACCATGCAGCGGAATTGGATTGGGCGCAGCGAAGGAGCACATGTAGATTTTGCTGTTGCAGCTGGCGATGCGAAGATCACGGTATTCACGACGCGCGTGGATACGATCTTTGGGGCGACGTCGGTGCAGCTTGCGCCTGAGCATGCGGTGTCGAAGGCGTTTGCGCTGGAGGACGATGCGCTGCGGGTGCAGATTGAGGAGCTGCTGGAGCAGCAGAAGGTGGCTCGTGAGAGTGACGCGCTGGGTGCGATTGAGAAGCATGGCGTGTTCACGGGCCGGTTTGCGGTGAATCCGTTCAATGACGAGCGCGTGCCGATCTGGGTGGCGAACTATATCCTGGCGGACTATGGGACGGGCGCTATTATGAGCGTGCCGGCGCATGATGAGCGGGACTTTGAGTTTGCGCAGAAGTATGGGCTGCCGCTGCGTCGGGTGATTGCTCCTCGTGCCGATACAAATGATCTGACGCTGCCTTATACCGGAGAAGATGAGGCGGTACTGATCGATTCCGGCGAGTGGACTGGCGAGAGTTGTTTGGAAGCGCAGGAGAAGATGGCTGCGTTTGCCAAGGCGAAGGGATTTGGCACTCCTACGGTTACATATCGTTTGAAGGATTGGGGTGTTAGCCGCCAGAGATATTGGGGTACGCCGATTCCGATGGTGTACTGCGACAAGTGTTCGCCGGATGAGCCGATGCCGGTGGCCGAGAGTGAGCTGCCGATCCTGTTGCCGGAGCAGATTGATATTACGCAGACGAACGGGTCGCCGCTGGGCCGGGTGCCGGAGTTCGTGAATGCGAAGTGTCCGAAGTGCGGTGGGGATGCGCGGCGAGAGACGGACACGATGGATACGTTCGTCGATTCGAGCTGGTACTTCTATCGGTATACGGATGCGAAGAATTCGAAGGCTCCGTTTGATTCGGATAAGGCGAACTACTGGTTCCCGATCGATCAGTACATCGGCGGGGTGGAGCATGCGATTTTGCATCTGATCTACTCGCGGTTCTGGACGAAGGTGATGCGGGATCTTGGGATGATCAAGAACGATGAGCCTGCGGAGCGGTTGTTTACGCAGGGGATGGTTATCAAGGATGGCGCGAAGATGTCGAAGTCGAAGGGCAATGTGGTGAGCCCGGACTTGATGATTGAGCGGTATGGCGCGGATGCGACGAGGATGTATGCGCTGTTTGCGGCACCGCCGGATCGTGACCTGGAGTGGCAGGAAGAAGGGGTTGCGGGGATCTCGCGTTTTTTGAGTAAGGTGTATCGGTTGACGACGAAGTTCTCTGCTGTTGCGCGTGCGAAAGATGCGTCGTCGGCACCGAAGGATCAGGCTTTGTTGCGGAAGTTGCACCAGACGATTGCGAAGATCACGCATGACTTTGATGGGCGGTGGCACTTCAATACGTCGATCTCTTCGATCATGATTCTGGTGAACGAGATTACGGCGAATGAAACGGCTATGGATGCTGGCGAGATTTCGCCTGCGGCTATCGCTGAGGTGTTTCGTGGCTTGATCTTGCTGCTGGCTCCGTTTGCGCCGTTCTTTGCGGCGGAGATGTGGGAGGAACTTGGTGGCGAGGGAGTGGTGTTCCGCACGCAGTGGCCATTAGTGAATGAAGAACTTGCGCGGGAGGATGAGGCTGAGATTCCGGTGCAGGTGAATGGGAAGCTGGTGACTGTGGTGAAGGTTCCGGCGGGTAGCGATGAGGCTGTGGTTAAGGCTGCGGCGCTGGCCGATGCGAAGATGGCTGCTCGGATTGAAGGCAAGACCGTGGTGAAGGTGATTGTGGTGCCGGGTAAGCTTGTGAATCTTGTGGTGAAGTAG
- the guaA gene encoding glutamine-hydrolyzing GMP synthase: MDTSTIVILDFGSQYTQLIARRIREFNVFSVVLPCTAPLEQVKALNPKGVILSGGPCSVYDADAPDADAGVLAMGVPVLGICYGLQFIVHHLGGKVVGAAAREYGHAEVTIVAETPLFRGLPGTMDVWMSHGDEAETLPGGFSLTAKTSNAVAGIADEARRIWAVQFHPEVAHTRQGMELLKNFCLDICGAKQDWTPEHFIQSTVERVRSQVGSGHAICGLSGGVDSSVAAVLVARAIGDRLTCIFVNNGVLRKDEFLKVQTTMREQLGLNVVAVDSSERFLRKLEGVTDPEQKRKVIGNEFIAVFDDEAKKIFEAEKSAGEEVAWLVQGTLYPDVIESSSVHGPSHTIKSHHNVGGLPADMKLKLIEPLRDLFKDEVRRIGRDLGMPDEIIERQPFPGPGLAVRILGEVTAERVAILQEADQIVVDEIKKAGLYRKVWQSFAVLLPVKSVGVMGDQRTYANTCAVRAVESEDGMTADWAPLPYEVLRTISSRIVSEVRGINRVVYDITSKPPGTIEWE; this comes from the coding sequence GTGGATACCTCAACGATCGTCATTCTGGATTTTGGTTCGCAGTATACGCAGCTGATTGCGCGGCGTATACGTGAGTTCAATGTGTTTTCCGTGGTGCTGCCTTGTACCGCTCCGCTGGAGCAGGTGAAGGCGTTGAATCCGAAGGGCGTGATTCTGTCGGGTGGGCCGTGCTCGGTGTATGACGCGGATGCTCCGGATGCGGATGCGGGCGTGCTGGCGATGGGTGTGCCGGTCCTTGGTATTTGCTATGGGCTGCAGTTCATCGTGCATCACCTGGGCGGTAAGGTGGTGGGGGCAGCGGCTCGCGAGTATGGCCACGCCGAGGTGACGATTGTCGCGGAGACGCCGCTGTTTCGCGGGTTGCCGGGAACGATGGATGTTTGGATGTCGCATGGCGACGAGGCGGAGACGCTGCCGGGTGGGTTTTCGCTGACGGCCAAGACGTCGAATGCGGTTGCAGGTATTGCGGATGAGGCGCGGAGGATTTGGGCGGTACAGTTTCATCCGGAGGTCGCACACACGCGGCAGGGGATGGAGCTGCTGAAGAATTTTTGCCTGGATATCTGCGGGGCGAAGCAGGATTGGACGCCAGAGCACTTTATTCAGTCGACGGTGGAGCGGGTGCGGTCGCAGGTTGGGAGTGGGCATGCGATCTGCGGGTTGAGTGGTGGCGTGGACTCTTCGGTTGCGGCGGTGCTGGTGGCGCGGGCGATTGGGGATCGGTTGACGTGCATTTTTGTGAACAATGGCGTGCTGCGCAAGGATGAGTTTTTGAAGGTGCAGACGACCATGCGTGAACAGCTTGGGTTGAATGTTGTGGCGGTGGATTCGTCGGAGAGATTTTTAAGGAAGCTTGAAGGGGTGACCGATCCGGAGCAGAAGCGAAAGGTGATTGGGAACGAATTCATCGCCGTGTTCGATGATGAGGCGAAGAAGATCTTCGAGGCGGAGAAGAGTGCCGGGGAGGAGGTCGCGTGGTTGGTGCAGGGGACGCTGTATCCGGATGTGATCGAGTCGTCGAGCGTGCATGGGCCGAGCCATACGATCAAGAGCCACCATAATGTGGGTGGATTGCCGGCGGATATGAAGCTGAAGTTGATTGAGCCGCTGAGGGATCTGTTCAAGGACGAGGTTCGGCGGATTGGACGGGATTTAGGGATGCCCGATGAGATTATCGAGCGGCAGCCGTTTCCGGGGCCGGGGCTTGCGGTGAGGATTCTAGGCGAGGTGACGGCGGAGCGCGTGGCGATTCTGCAGGAGGCTGACCAGATTGTGGTGGATGAGATTAAAAAGGCTGGGTTGTATCGGAAGGTTTGGCAGAGTTTTGCGGTTTTGCTTCCTGTGAAGAGCGTTGGCGTGATGGGAGACCAGCGGACGTATGCGAATACGTGTGCGGTGCGAGCGGTGGAGAGTGAGGATGGCATGACGGCGGATTGGGCCCCGCTGCCGTATGAGGTGCTGAGGACGATTTCGAGTCGCATCGTGAGCGAGGTGCGTGGGATCAATCGGGTGGTGTATGACATTACGTCGAAGCCGCCAGGCACGATTGAGTGGGAGTGA
- the rph gene encoding ribonuclease PH: MPVTAAPSPQLFRPDHRPADALRTIRITPHYVAMAEGSVLMESGNTRVLCNATIEQGVPGWLRNSGRGWVTAEYGMLPRATLTRTARESERGKVGGRTHEIQRLIGRSLRSVVDMKALGERTIILDCDVLQADGGTRTAAITGACVALALALGKLVKAGTLKTSPLKQMVAATSVGIVDGNILLDLAYEEDSRAAVDMNVVMLADGGLVETQATAEHDSYSRAQLGQMLDYAEKGIHELLAAQRAILDAER, from the coding sequence ATGCCCGTGACCGCCGCACCCTCCCCCCAGCTCTTTCGACCCGACCACCGCCCCGCCGACGCCCTTCGCACCATCCGCATCACCCCCCACTACGTCGCCATGGCCGAAGGCTCCGTCCTCATGGAGTCGGGCAACACCCGCGTCCTCTGCAACGCCACCATCGAGCAGGGCGTCCCCGGCTGGCTCCGCAACTCCGGCCGCGGCTGGGTCACCGCCGAGTACGGTATGCTCCCCCGCGCCACCCTCACCCGCACTGCCCGAGAGAGCGAACGCGGCAAAGTCGGCGGCCGCACCCACGAGATCCAGCGACTCATCGGCCGGTCGTTACGCAGCGTAGTCGACATGAAGGCCCTCGGCGAGCGCACCATCATCCTCGACTGCGACGTTCTCCAGGCAGACGGTGGAACCCGCACCGCAGCCATCACCGGAGCCTGCGTCGCGTTAGCTCTCGCACTTGGCAAATTGGTCAAAGCAGGCACCCTCAAAACCTCCCCGCTCAAACAGATGGTCGCCGCCACCTCGGTTGGCATCGTCGATGGCAACATCCTGCTCGACCTCGCCTACGAGGAAGACTCCCGCGCCGCAGTAGACATGAACGTCGTCATGCTGGCCGACGGGGGCCTCGTCGAAACCCAGGCCACCGCCGAGCACGACTCCTACTCCCGCGCTCAGCTTGGACAGATGCTCGACTACGCGGAAAAGGGCATCCACGAGCTTCTCGCCGCTCAGCGCGCTATCCTCGACGCCGAAAGATAA
- a CDS encoding deoxyribonuclease IV: MAKSAKKRIGVHVGTAGGTWTAVERAVAAGANTFQIFSSSPRQWKAAAVKPEDAKKMRDLRAKHDVGPVAVHASYLINLCSQTESVRVNGVAAFRGEVERALALGAEYLVLHPGSWKGLTREEGLRLAAESIEKAIDGVLWQGKDFKILIENTAGAEFSLGGKLEQVAELVERLKPCAPVGVCLDTCHVHVSGYDLVSPDGYVETMLLVKDTVGFDAVKVWHCNDAKAAMGSKLDRHEHIGEGTIGAEVFRRLLHDERFAHAAFIAETPVDAPGDEARNVGVLRTLAAG; encoded by the coding sequence ATGGCAAAGTCAGCGAAGAAGCGAATTGGTGTGCATGTTGGGACGGCGGGCGGGACGTGGACTGCGGTCGAGCGTGCGGTTGCGGCGGGGGCGAATACGTTTCAGATTTTTTCTTCGAGTCCGCGACAGTGGAAGGCTGCGGCGGTGAAGCCGGAAGACGCGAAGAAGATGAGGGATCTGCGGGCGAAGCATGATGTGGGGCCGGTCGCGGTGCATGCGAGCTATTTGATTAACCTCTGCAGCCAGACGGAGAGCGTGAGGGTGAATGGTGTTGCGGCGTTTCGTGGCGAGGTGGAGCGGGCGCTGGCGCTGGGGGCGGAGTACCTGGTGTTGCATCCGGGGAGTTGGAAGGGGCTGACGCGTGAGGAGGGCCTGCGGCTGGCGGCGGAGTCGATTGAGAAGGCGATTGATGGGGTGCTGTGGCAGGGGAAGGACTTTAAGATTTTGATTGAGAATACGGCGGGGGCGGAGTTTTCGCTGGGCGGGAAGCTGGAGCAGGTGGCGGAGCTGGTGGAGCGGCTGAAGCCTTGTGCGCCGGTGGGAGTGTGTCTGGATACGTGCCATGTGCATGTGTCGGGATACGATCTGGTTTCGCCGGATGGGTATGTGGAGACGATGCTGCTGGTGAAGGACACGGTGGGGTTCGATGCGGTGAAGGTGTGGCACTGCAACGATGCGAAGGCAGCAATGGGGTCGAAGCTGGATCGGCATGAGCATATCGGCGAAGGGACGATTGGGGCGGAGGTGTTTCGGCGGCTGCTGCATGATGAGCGGTTTGCGCACGCGGCGTTTATTGCGGAGACGCCGGTGGACGCTCCGGGGGACGAGGCGCGGAATGTTGGTGTGTTGAGGACGCTGGCGGCGGGGTGA
- a CDS encoding sensor histidine kinase, which yields MQATQSSTASGPESASGQFAALRHVTREMNLHGSAMLSVRRTVDASVEGAEASPVFGVAEGAGLAHDAGNLLGALSLYSDLLAMPGVLHEEHRGYASELRMLSDRSWAMIDRLVNHARAGRPAKIQGESSVLPDVIDRCRGLLSRVAGRTVDISYGVGAFQPVRVPVEAVERILTNLVKNAAEATPWVGAISIHVEGVLERAEGESEEPRRTVVMTVRDRGCGMDQAGVQRLMRGDGTSSTNGRGLGFRVVRELVAISNGSLSIESQPEAGTNISAEWYAVKQEEVEVEREKLRINDSGVTKLMKGEAGWMAC from the coding sequence ATGCAGGCAACGCAGAGCAGTACTGCCTCGGGACCAGAAAGCGCTTCAGGACAATTTGCAGCACTACGGCATGTAACACGCGAGATGAACCTGCATGGTTCGGCGATGCTGAGTGTGCGGAGGACGGTCGATGCGTCGGTGGAGGGCGCGGAGGCGAGTCCTGTGTTTGGTGTAGCCGAGGGCGCGGGCCTGGCGCACGACGCAGGCAATCTCCTTGGGGCGCTGAGTTTATATTCGGATTTGCTTGCGATGCCAGGGGTACTGCATGAGGAGCACCGGGGATATGCCTCGGAGCTGCGTATGTTGAGCGATCGCAGCTGGGCGATGATTGACAGGCTGGTGAACCATGCACGGGCGGGGCGGCCGGCGAAGATTCAGGGTGAGTCTTCGGTGCTGCCGGATGTGATTGACCGGTGCAGAGGGCTGCTGAGCCGGGTGGCTGGACGTACGGTAGATATCTCGTATGGTGTCGGGGCGTTTCAGCCGGTGCGTGTGCCGGTGGAGGCGGTGGAGCGGATCCTGACAAATTTAGTGAAAAACGCTGCAGAGGCGACGCCATGGGTGGGTGCGATTTCGATCCATGTGGAGGGCGTGCTGGAGAGGGCAGAGGGCGAAAGCGAGGAGCCGCGACGCACCGTGGTGATGACGGTGCGGGATCGCGGTTGCGGGATGGACCAAGCTGGGGTGCAGCGGTTGATGCGGGGTGATGGAACCAGCTCGACGAACGGGCGCGGGCTGGGTTTTCGCGTGGTGCGGGAGCTGGTGGCGATTTCGAACGGCTCCCTGAGTATCGAGAGCCAGCCTGAGGCGGGGACGAACATCTCGGCGGAGTGGTATGCGGTGAAGCAGGAGGAGGTGGAAGTGGAGCGGGAGAAGCTGAGGATCAATGATTCGGGAGTGACGAAGCTGATGAAGGGGGAGGCGGGGTGGATGGCATGCTAA
- a CDS encoding sugar MFS transporter: MITAPAQSTAFTRDPQSTDVRAMSIATVLFFMWGFLTCLNDILIPHLKAIFSLNYGQALLVQFAFFSSYFIFALPSGKLVDWRGYKQSMVIGLVVMAAGALLFLPAASTASFALFLSALVILAAGITCLQVSANPYVTNLGPQATAASRLNLAQAFNSFGTTIAPFFGGALILGAIQASPEKIQSFSAAALQTYREQQASSVRMPYLVIAVTLLVLAVAIGLIKLPTTDFTRDFRPGELVGRAVGSIWKQPYLLMATIGIFVYVGAEVSIGSFLINYLGLPHIMNLPERTAAHYVSFYWGGAMIGRFIGSYVLRYISTGKALAAAALIAFCLVLTTMATGGPVALYSVLAIGFFNSIMFPSIFSLGLAGLGELTSKGSSLLVQAIVGGALIPLAEGHLADRIGVQHAFIIPAVCYIYIALFGIFASRRKDIDQDPRKAAAAAH, encoded by the coding sequence TTGATCACAGCCCCCGCACAGTCGACCGCCTTCACTCGCGACCCACAATCCACCGATGTCCGTGCCATGAGCATCGCCACGGTGCTCTTCTTTATGTGGGGCTTCCTCACCTGTCTCAACGACATCCTCATCCCTCACCTCAAAGCCATCTTCAGCTTGAACTACGGCCAGGCCCTCCTCGTCCAGTTCGCCTTCTTCTCGTCCTACTTCATCTTCGCTCTACCCTCAGGCAAACTCGTCGACTGGCGCGGCTACAAGCAGTCCATGGTGATCGGCCTCGTCGTCATGGCCGCCGGAGCGCTCCTCTTTCTCCCCGCCGCCAGCACCGCCTCGTTTGCTCTCTTCCTCTCCGCGCTCGTCATCCTCGCCGCAGGCATTACCTGCCTTCAGGTCTCGGCCAACCCCTACGTCACCAACCTCGGCCCGCAAGCCACCGCTGCCAGCCGACTCAATCTTGCCCAGGCCTTCAACTCCTTCGGTACGACCATCGCTCCCTTCTTCGGAGGAGCCCTTATCCTCGGCGCCATCCAGGCCTCGCCCGAAAAGATCCAGTCTTTCTCCGCAGCAGCGCTTCAGACCTATCGCGAACAGCAGGCATCCTCAGTCCGCATGCCTTACCTGGTCATCGCTGTCACTCTTCTCGTTCTCGCCGTCGCCATCGGCCTCATCAAGCTCCCCACGACCGACTTCACCCGCGACTTCCGCCCCGGCGAACTCGTCGGCCGCGCCGTTGGCAGCATCTGGAAGCAGCCGTATCTGCTCATGGCCACCATCGGCATCTTCGTCTATGTCGGAGCCGAAGTCTCCATCGGCAGCTTCCTCATCAACTACCTCGGCCTGCCCCACATCATGAACCTCCCCGAGCGCACTGCCGCCCACTATGTCTCCTTCTACTGGGGCGGAGCCATGATCGGCCGTTTCATCGGCTCCTACGTTCTGCGCTATATCAGCACCGGCAAAGCCCTGGCGGCAGCAGCCCTCATCGCCTTTTGCCTCGTCCTTACCACCATGGCCACCGGAGGGCCCGTCGCCCTCTACAGCGTCCTCGCCATCGGCTTCTTCAACTCCATCATGTTTCCAAGCATCTTCAGCCTCGGCCTCGCCGGTCTCGGCGAGCTGACCAGCAAAGGCTCAAGTCTCCTGGTGCAAGCCATCGTTGGCGGAGCACTGATTCCCCTCGCCGAAGGCCACCTCGCAGACCGCATCGGCGTCCAACACGCCTTCATCATTCCCGCGGTCTGCTACATCTACATCGCACTCTTCGGCATCTTCGCCTCCCGCCGCAAGGACATCGACCAGGATCCGCGCAAAGCCGCCGCAGCAGCCCACTAA